In the Alkaliphilus oremlandii OhILAs genome, one interval contains:
- a CDS encoding TIGR01906 family membrane protein produces the protein MDKLKYSMIYTIIGILLSVATLLTSTEFIAFNMSNYKSSFQKYNISSKTGIDKENLEYVVKDLLSYLQDEKDVLDTVTVIKGEERVVFGERERLHMVDVKELFMKGWTIRNTSITILGLLVLFVIVKDQLWKRDLSKSLFYTGIGNILFVGIFLLLLYFDFSKYFTYFHQIFFNNDLWILNPNTEILIQMVPEGFFYDTAVKIISLFISSISIIGSVGYILYRNKAIYKANYK, from the coding sequence ATGGACAAGTTAAAATACTCGATGATTTACACGATTATAGGAATATTGCTATCGGTTGCTACTTTACTTACAAGTACTGAATTCATAGCTTTTAATATGAGTAATTATAAAAGCTCTTTTCAAAAATACAATATATCTTCAAAAACTGGTATAGATAAAGAAAATCTTGAGTATGTTGTGAAAGATTTACTTTCCTACTTACAGGATGAGAAGGATGTATTAGATACAGTGACAGTTATAAAAGGAGAGGAAAGAGTAGTTTTTGGAGAACGAGAAAGGCTTCATATGGTTGATGTAAAAGAATTATTTATGAAAGGGTGGACTATCAGAAATACAAGTATAACTATTTTAGGATTATTAGTATTGTTTGTAATCGTTAAAGATCAGTTGTGGAAAAGAGATTTATCTAAATCATTGTTTTACACAGGGATAGGAAATATTTTGTTTGTAGGAATATTTCTACTTTTACTTTATTTTGACTTTAGTAAGTACTTTACCTATTTTCATCAAATTTTCTTTAATAATGATCTTTGGATTTTAAACCCTAATACAGAGATATTAATCCAAATGGTTCCAGAAGGATTTTTCTATGATACAGCAGTTAAAATTATTAGTTTATTTATCAGTAGCATTTCTATAATTGGATCTGTAGGTTATATTTTATATCGAAATAAAGCTATATACAAAGCTAATTACAAGTAA
- a CDS encoding cytochrome D1 domain-containing protein: MKNRTAIRLTIVILTIGVLISSWKYFNRKYSYYAYVANTGDGTISVIDTEMDEVIETIKVDDEISDGIAANPMNNEVYTANYRKGVLNIIDGINFNIKEKLELGRNIHGIDVSPDGKFLYVTSGDLQEGEEFNYIMIYDTKERKIVKEIKSNSKSPAHISFSEDSKFAFVSNVMSNDISVIDTEKQEIIRTIPVGNTPNEGKLSMDGKLLYVANLMDNVLSIVDIEKESEIERIPAGKGTHGVAVTDDDKYVWTANRFSNDVTIIDLESKVVVETITTGKVPNHVFRVPNSKKMYVSNLDSGDIAVVNTETYEITKKIKVGQKPHEIGFLQYKN; encoded by the coding sequence ATGAAAAATAGAACGGCAATAAGATTAACAATAGTTATCTTAACTATAGGAGTTCTAATTTCAAGTTGGAAATATTTCAACAGGAAATACAGCTACTATGCGTATGTAGCCAATACTGGAGATGGAACTATATCTGTTATTGATACAGAAATGGATGAGGTTATTGAAACAATTAAAGTGGATGATGAAATTTCAGATGGAATAGCTGCGAACCCTATGAATAATGAAGTATATACAGCTAACTATAGAAAAGGAGTATTAAATATTATAGATGGTATAAACTTTAATATTAAGGAAAAATTAGAATTAGGAAGAAATATACATGGCATTGATGTTTCTCCTGATGGTAAATTTTTATACGTAACAAGTGGAGATTTACAAGAGGGAGAAGAGTTTAATTATATTATGATTTATGATACTAAGGAGAGAAAAATAGTTAAAGAAATTAAATCAAATTCAAAAAGTCCTGCTCATATAAGTTTTAGTGAGGATAGTAAATTTGCTTTTGTATCTAATGTAATGTCAAATGATATTTCAGTTATTGATACTGAAAAGCAAGAAATAATTAGGACAATTCCTGTAGGCAATACACCGAATGAAGGGAAATTATCAATGGATGGAAAACTGCTATACGTCGCCAATTTGATGGATAATGTATTATCAATTGTAGATATAGAAAAAGAAAGTGAAATTGAAAGAATTCCAGCAGGAAAAGGAACCCATGGCGTAGCAGTAACAGATGACGATAAATACGTTTGGACTGCCAATCGTTTTTCTAATGATGTAACTATTATTGACTTAGAAAGTAAAGTTGTAGTAGAAACAATTACTACAGGAAAAGTACCAAACCATGTTTTTAGGGTACCAAATTCTAAAAAAATGTATGTATCCAACTTAGATTCTGGGGATATTGCTGTGGTAAATACAGAGACATATGAGATAACAAAGAAAATAAAAGTAGGTCAAAAGCCACATGAGATTGGATTTTTGCAATATAAAAATTAA
- a CDS encoding metal-sensitive transcriptional regulator translates to MKDYCQRQKIPTTSSLENQKAVIDRLNRAEGQIRGIRNMIENGAYCDDVINQIEASRCALHAVQIILLESHIKNCVVDQLQHGDTDVIEEILKTIKKLTK, encoded by the coding sequence ATGAAGGATTATTGTCAAAGGCAAAAGATACCAACGACAAGTTCGCTAGAAAATCAAAAAGCTGTTATAGATAGATTAAATAGAGCAGAAGGTCAAATTAGAGGTATTAGAAATATGATTGAAAATGGAGCTTATTGTGATGATGTTATTAATCAGATAGAAGCTTCCAGATGTGCCTTACATGCTGTACAGATCATTCTACTAGAGAGTCATATAAAAAACTGTGTAGTAGATCAGCTGCAGCATGGAGACACCGATGTAATAGAAGAAATTCTAAAAACCATTAAAAAGTTAACTAAATAA
- a CDS encoding heavy metal translocating P-type ATPase translates to METKSLKIQGMTCASCAASVEKATKKLQGVKESNVNFATEKLNITFDETKVSVGDIQAAVEKAGYKAISDSANRTLKIEGMTCASCAQSVEKAVKKLDGVNEASVNFATEKLNISYDSSKVKTIDIKKAVEKAGYKAIEEETTVDADKERKEREMKVLWRKFIVSAIFTIPMLYITMGHMLGIHLPEIIDPMMNPTNFGLAQLILVIPSVIAGYKFYTVGFTALIRRSPNMDSLIAIGTAAAFVYGIFAIVQISEGNIEYANDLYFEAASVIITLILLGKYLESVTKGKTSEAIKKLMGLAPKTAIIIRDGKEVEISIEEVEVGDVIVVKPGEKMPVDGVVVEGNTSVDESMLTGESIPVEKNAGDNIIGASINKNGTIKYKATRVGKDTALAQIIKLVEDAQGSKAPIAKLADIISGYFVPVVIVLAIASGLAWYFIGGESLLFALTIFISTLVIACPCALGLATPTAIMVGTGKGAENGVLIKSGVALETAHKIKTIVFDKTGTITEGKPKVTDVVVANGITEDELLQLTASAEKGSEHPLGEAIVKGAEEKGLEFKKLDKFAAIPGHGIEVTIDGKVILAGNRKLMVDRKIAIDKLEDASNKLAEEGKTPMYVAIDNKIAGIIAVADTVKENSKRAIEKLHKMGIEVAMITGDNKRTAAAIAKQVGIDRILAEVLPEDKANEVKKLQAEGRKVAMVGDGINDAPALAQADIGIAIGSGTDVAMESADIVLMRSDLMDVPTAIQLSKSTIRNIKENLFWAFAYNTLGIPVAMGVLHIFGGPLLSPVLAALAMTFSSVSVLLNALRLKGFKPVR, encoded by the coding sequence ATGGAAACAAAATCATTGAAAATACAGGGGATGACCTGTGCATCTTGTGCAGCCTCTGTTGAAAAGGCTACTAAAAAGCTACAGGGAGTAAAAGAATCAAATGTTAACTTTGCTACGGAAAAGTTAAATATAACATTTGATGAAACAAAGGTTTCTGTAGGGGACATTCAAGCTGCTGTAGAAAAAGCAGGATATAAGGCTATATCTGACTCTGCTAATAGAACTCTAAAAATAGAAGGGATGACTTGCGCATCCTGTGCACAATCTGTTGAAAAGGCTGTTAAAAAACTTGATGGTGTTAATGAGGCAAGTGTTAATTTTGCTACTGAGAAACTAAATATTAGCTATGATTCTTCAAAAGTGAAGACTATAGATATAAAGAAGGCAGTAGAAAAAGCTGGGTATAAGGCTATAGAAGAAGAAACTACAGTGGATGCAGATAAAGAAAGAAAAGAAAGAGAAATGAAAGTTTTGTGGAGAAAATTTATAGTTTCTGCCATATTTACAATACCAATGCTATATATTACCATGGGTCATATGTTAGGGATTCATCTTCCAGAGATCATAGATCCTATGATGAATCCAACAAATTTTGGTCTAGCACAGTTAATCCTAGTTATACCTTCGGTGATAGCAGGTTATAAATTCTATACAGTAGGATTTACAGCACTAATAAGAAGAAGTCCGAATATGGATTCCCTTATTGCAATAGGTACAGCTGCAGCATTTGTATATGGAATATTTGCCATAGTACAGATTTCAGAAGGCAATATAGAATATGCTAATGATTTATATTTTGAAGCAGCTAGCGTAATTATAACACTGATATTGCTTGGTAAATATCTGGAATCAGTTACAAAGGGAAAAACTTCAGAGGCTATAAAGAAACTTATGGGGCTTGCGCCTAAAACAGCTATTATTATAAGAGATGGAAAAGAAGTAGAAATCAGTATTGAAGAAGTAGAAGTTGGCGATGTAATAGTAGTTAAGCCTGGAGAAAAAATGCCTGTAGACGGTGTAGTTGTAGAAGGAAATACTTCTGTAGATGAATCCATGTTAACAGGTGAAAGTATCCCAGTAGAGAAAAATGCTGGAGACAATATTATAGGTGCAAGTATAAATAAAAACGGTACTATAAAATATAAAGCTACACGAGTTGGAAAAGATACAGCACTTGCCCAAATTATAAAACTAGTAGAAGATGCTCAAGGCTCAAAGGCTCCGATTGCTAAGCTGGCAGATATAATTTCAGGTTACTTTGTTCCGGTAGTTATTGTGTTAGCAATTGCTTCAGGATTAGCTTGGTATTTCATTGGGGGAGAGTCCCTATTATTCGCCTTAACTATATTTATATCTACACTTGTTATTGCTTGTCCTTGTGCACTAGGCCTTGCAACGCCAACAGCGATTATGGTTGGTACAGGTAAAGGTGCAGAAAATGGGGTTTTAATAAAGAGCGGTGTTGCATTAGAAACTGCGCATAAAATAAAAACAATTGTATTTGATAAAACAGGTACCATTACAGAAGGTAAGCCGAAGGTTACAGATGTAGTTGTAGCAAATGGAATAACAGAAGATGAATTACTTCAATTAACAGCATCAGCAGAAAAAGGGTCTGAGCATCCACTTGGAGAAGCAATAGTAAAAGGTGCAGAAGAAAAAGGATTAGAATTTAAGAAGTTAGATAAATTTGCTGCTATACCAGGTCACGGGATAGAAGTAACCATAGATGGAAAAGTTATTTTAGCAGGTAATAGAAAACTTATGGTAGACAGAAAAATAGCAATAGATAAACTTGAAGATGCATCAAACAAATTAGCAGAAGAAGGAAAAACCCCGATGTATGTAGCTATAGATAACAAGATTGCAGGAATCATAGCAGTTGCTGATACTGTTAAAGAAAACAGTAAAAGAGCAATAGAAAAGCTTCATAAAATGGGAATTGAAGTAGCCATGATAACAGGAGATAATAAGAGAACTGCAGCAGCTATTGCTAAGCAAGTAGGGATAGACAGAATTTTAGCAGAGGTTTTACCAGAGGATAAGGCAAATGAAGTTAAAAAACTTCAAGCAGAAGGCAGAAAAGTTGCTATGGTTGGTGATGGTATAAATGATGCTCCAGCACTGGCACAAGCAGATATAGGAATAGCCATAGGTTCTGGAACAGACGTTGCTATGGAATCAGCAGATATCGTTCTTATGAGAAGTGATTTGATGGATGTTCCTACAGCTATACAATTAAGTAAGAGTACCATAAGAAATATTAAAGAAAATCTATTCTGGGCTTTTGCTTATAATACTCTAGGAATACCAGTTGCCATGGGAGTACTGCATATATTTGGTGGACCACTTCTAAGTCCAGTGCTTGCAGCGTTAGCTATGACCTTTAGTTCTGTATCAGTATTACTAAATGCATTGCGATTAAAAGGATTTAAGCCTGTCAGATAA
- a CDS encoding heavy-metal-associated domain-containing protein, with the protein MKKKILIEGMSCGNCVKHTEEALKEICGVKSVKVDLEGKNAVVDLAHPVDDAKFKAAIDEAGYEVVGIEEL; encoded by the coding sequence ATGAAAAAGAAAATATTAATTGAAGGAATGAGCTGTGGAAACTGTGTTAAGCATACTGAGGAGGCTCTAAAAGAAATATGTGGAGTAAAATCTGTAAAGGTTGACCTTGAAGGAAAGAATGCAGTAGTGGACCTTGCACATCCTGTAGATGATGCAAAGTTTAAAGCGGCTATAGATGAGGCTGGTTATGAAGTCGTAGGAATAGAAGAACTATAA
- a CDS encoding LDCC motif putative metal-binding protein, with protein MKKWFQKLLKSIEEANKQSFGNQKLDCCDLNKNNGKGNDSQQKK; from the coding sequence ATGAAAAAGTGGTTTCAAAAATTATTAAAATCAATTGAGGAAGCAAATAAGCAAAGTTTTGGAAATCAAAAATTAGATTGTTGTGATTTAAATAAGAACAATGGAAAAGGAAATGATAGTCAGCAGAAAAAATAG
- a CDS encoding NAD(P)H-dependent oxidoreductase subunit E: MIVIKVEVCSHCKSQSCNINKGVDIFEELKMYEELFLEKNIVFDVKECGCLGKCKGPVVKINGKIYTKVDADKVEEILNELIG; this comes from the coding sequence ATGATAGTGATAAAAGTGGAGGTCTGTAGCCATTGCAAATCACAATCCTGTAATATAAACAAAGGAGTAGATATTTTTGAAGAATTAAAAATGTATGAGGAATTATTTCTAGAAAAAAATATAGTGTTCGATGTTAAAGAATGTGGCTGCCTAGGGAAATGTAAAGGACCTGTAGTGAAAATTAATGGAAAAATCTATACGAAAGTAGATGCAGATAAAGTAGAAGAGATTTTAAATGAATTGATTGGTTAG
- a CDS encoding cell wall-binding repeat-containing protein, whose translation MQSCKIKNTLNTTRICGCNIYENAIKVSDIVYADKPPDSIILASGEIWQDAFTSTSLVHFPRNAPILFTPTNYLDPATLSQIFKLNPKGVNGIKVFIVGGISYFVQQQLNMLGLGTKRISGMNFYDTAAKTAEYLEYPQNIMVVSGEDYREGLCACAYAAHSGDVILFTQKHQLNWYTRKVIQSTKNPNVFIIGSLNTISKNVEEEIRNLNVAFVDRISGITPYEVAVNFAKYKSPNGKFGWGRNYRDGHAFTFTSIHIPHNSASSAVFGHLGKHAPILPVDQNKLPDAIMHYIESVKPTPKEEPRPPFMHGWIIGNDNTISSKVQIEIEQALSIDTSHMHM comes from the coding sequence TTGCAATCTTGTAAAATAAAGAATACTTTAAATACAACTCGTATTTGCGGCTGTAATATTTATGAAAATGCAATAAAAGTATCAGATATTGTTTATGCTGATAAGCCTCCTGATTCTATTATTTTAGCCAGTGGGGAAATATGGCAAGATGCATTTACATCTACATCACTTGTTCATTTTCCACGGAATGCACCAATCCTATTTACACCTACAAATTATTTAGATCCTGCTACTTTATCCCAAATTTTTAAATTAAACCCTAAGGGAGTTAACGGAATAAAAGTTTTTATTGTTGGTGGAATTTCTTACTTTGTCCAGCAACAACTTAATATGTTGGGATTAGGAACAAAGAGAATTAGTGGTATGAATTTCTATGACACAGCAGCTAAGACTGCGGAATATCTAGAATATCCCCAAAATATTATGGTTGTATCTGGAGAGGACTATAGAGAAGGATTGTGTGCATGTGCTTATGCTGCTCACTCTGGAGATGTAATCCTGTTTACACAAAAGCACCAACTAAACTGGTATACTAGAAAAGTAATTCAATCTACAAAAAATCCTAATGTTTTTATTATAGGCAGTCTAAATACAATATCTAAAAATGTTGAGGAAGAAATTCGAAACCTAAATGTAGCATTTGTAGACCGTATATCAGGCATCACCCCTTATGAAGTAGCTGTTAATTTTGCTAAGTATAAAAGTCCTAATGGTAAGTTCGGATGGGGAAGAAATTATAGAGATGGTCATGCTTTTACTTTCACATCAATTCATATTCCTCATAATAGTGCCTCAAGTGCCGTCTTTGGCCATTTAGGAAAGCATGCACCTATTTTACCTGTAGATCAAAATAAACTTCCTGATGCTATAATGCATTATATCGAATCAGTAAAACCTACGCCTAAAGAGGAGCCTAGGCCGCCTTTCATGCACGGATGGATTATAGGAAATGATAATACAATCTCTTCTAAAGTGCAAATTGAGATAGAGCAAGCCCTATCTATTGATACGAGTCATATGCATATGTAG
- a CDS encoding methyltransferase family protein codes for MFVAFAYLAFKPQTKKDWRTLGAFTSFLVALFAEMFGFPLTIYILTSILGNRYPVLDPFTHLNGHLWVAFAGGSHTVYSILHPLSNLFIFIGLVIIAIGWRGIHGGNGRLVTEGIYSRVRHPQYTGFTLMILGFLIQWPTIITLVMAPSLLIMYKRLSKKEEEVMIAEFGEEYLEYKERVPAFIPIRIRRNKGEHNY; via the coding sequence ATGTTTGTAGCATTTGCTTATTTAGCGTTTAAGCCTCAAACTAAGAAAGATTGGAGAACTTTAGGTGCATTCACTTCATTTTTGGTAGCATTATTTGCTGAAATGTTTGGATTTCCCCTTACCATATATATATTGACATCAATTCTAGGGAATAGGTATCCAGTTCTAGATCCATTTACTCATTTAAATGGACATTTATGGGTAGCTTTTGCTGGGGGATCTCATACTGTATATTCCATATTACATCCGCTAAGTAACCTATTTATTTTTATAGGATTAGTCATTATAGCTATAGGATGGCGAGGAATACATGGTGGCAATGGAAGGTTAGTAACAGAAGGTATATATAGTAGGGTCAGGCATCCTCAATATACTGGATTTACATTAATGATTTTAGGTTTTCTTATCCAATGGCCTACAATTATTACATTAGTAATGGCTCCTAGTTTATTAATAATGTATAAGAGGTTATCTAAAAAAGAAGAGGAAGTAATGATAGCAGAGTTTGGAGAAGAATATTTGGAATATAAGGAAAGGGTCCCAGCGTTTATTCCTATAAGAATTAGAAGGAATAAAGGGGAACATAATTATTAA
- a CDS encoding cytochrome c biogenesis CcdA family protein, whose protein sequence is MSQYMNMLQELILGDSVGVYIVVFLIGFISSLNPHMLGMVPIYVGHMVSSNNQKKLINLILFALSFSIILTGLGVGVSAVGMSLHSIMTISYVMAGLIYLFMGLSLLGLRLSSMIPIEIIVLHSSKKPYRNSVLRNILMPVIFTPCSLPFIVSILTLAMVKGSIIYGGTILFVFGLGHSLIFILFGLFSDVLIRLNDRLNHNKILHRILGVVFVILGIVFISLNQNSSIHNHH, encoded by the coding sequence ATGAGCCAATATATGAATATGTTACAAGAATTAATTCTAGGGGATTCTGTAGGAGTGTATATAGTCGTATTTTTAATAGGGTTTATTTCGTCTTTAAATCCACATATGTTAGGAATGGTACCAATTTATGTAGGACATATGGTAAGTAGCAATAATCAAAAGAAATTGATCAATTTAATCTTATTTGCATTAAGCTTTTCGATCATATTAACTGGGCTGGGAGTTGGAGTATCAGCAGTAGGAATGTCGCTACATTCTATTATGACAATAAGTTATGTTATGGCAGGATTGATATATTTATTCATGGGTTTAAGTCTTTTAGGCCTTAGATTATCCAGTATGATACCAATAGAGATCATAGTACTTCACTCAAGTAAAAAGCCATATAGAAACAGTGTCTTAAGGAATATACTTATGCCTGTAATATTTACTCCTTGTAGTTTACCTTTTATTGTATCAATACTTACCCTAGCAATGGTAAAGGGAAGTATTATATATGGAGGAACGATTTTATTTGTTTTTGGACTAGGTCATAGCTTGATTTTCATATTATTTGGTTTGTTTTCGGATGTTTTGATTAGGCTTAATGACAGATTGAATCATAATAAAATTCTACATAGGATATTAGGAGTAGTTTTTGTGATTCTAGGAATTGTATTTATTAGCTTAAATCAGAATTCTAGTATACATAATCATCATTAA
- a CDS encoding PLP-dependent cysteine synthase family protein, with protein MHYYNHITELIGNTPIIKLNNFNLPKNVNIFAKLEFLNPGGSIKDRIGDWIIKKAEERGELKPGYTIVEATAGNTGIGLALAALNKGYELILVVPGKFSIEKQMIMKALGAKIINTPTADGLKGAFKEVERLKKEIKTVFVADQFNNLDNPEVHYLYTAKEIHEQLDGKVDVFVSGAGSGGTFTGIMKYFRDHDLAVKGVIADPIGSIIGGGIKGDYEIEGIGNDFIPSTLDLKLIDEVVKVSDAKAFHMVKQLATKEGLLVGSSSGAAFYGALEQARNMEAGNIVVIFPDGAERYLSKNIYRY; from the coding sequence ATGCATTATTACAATCATATTACTGAATTAATTGGTAATACGCCCATAATCAAATTAAATAATTTTAATCTACCTAAAAATGTAAATATATTTGCAAAGCTTGAATTTTTAAACCCAGGAGGATCTATTAAAGATCGTATCGGAGATTGGATTATTAAGAAAGCAGAGGAAAGGGGAGAATTAAAACCAGGTTATACTATCGTTGAAGCTACTGCAGGAAATACTGGAATTGGCTTAGCTCTTGCTGCCCTTAATAAAGGATATGAACTAATCCTAGTAGTTCCTGGAAAATTTTCTATAGAGAAGCAGATGATTATGAAGGCCCTTGGAGCTAAGATTATTAATACACCAACGGCCGATGGTCTAAAGGGGGCTTTCAAGGAAGTAGAACGCCTAAAAAAAGAAATTAAGACTGTATTTGTTGCAGATCAATTTAATAATCTAGATAATCCTGAAGTTCATTATTTATATACTGCTAAAGAAATTCATGAACAGTTAGATGGGAAAGTCGATGTTTTTGTTTCCGGAGCTGGATCAGGAGGCACCTTTACTGGTATTATGAAATATTTTAGAGATCATGACCTTGCTGTTAAAGGAGTTATTGCAGATCCCATAGGCTCTATTATAGGAGGCGGAATTAAAGGCGATTATGAAATAGAGGGAATCGGAAATGATTTTATTCCTTCTACATTAGATTTAAAACTAATCGATGAAGTTGTTAAGGTGAGTGATGCAAAAGCCTTCCATATGGTAAAGCAACTAGCTACAAAAGAAGGTTTACTTGTAGGCTCCTCCTCTGGTGCTGCCTTCTACGGAGCTTTAGAGCAGGCTCGAAACATGGAAGCTGGAAATATAGTAGTTATTTTTCCTGATGGAGCTGAACGCTATTTAAGCAAAAACATTTATCGGTATTAG
- a CDS encoding bifunctional cystathionine gamma-lyase/homocysteine desulfhydrase, translated as MEFNTLVIHGGIDGDKNTGSVTVPIYQTSTYRQDAVGKHKGYEYSRTGNPTREALEKLISDLEGGYAGFAFGSGMAATSSVLMLFKNGDHIILGDDVYGGTYRVIDKVFSQLGIQYTSVDTTNPINIEKAIQSNTKAIFMETPSNPLMKLSDIAAISDIAKAHKLLLIVDNTFMSPYLQRPMELGADIVLHSATKYLSGHSDVVAGLAVVNSKELANSLHFIQNAVGAILGPQDSWVLMKGMRTLPLRMDRHCENALKISKWLSKQTWVNKVYYPGLSSEVENYKSQMKNFGGMLSFEVSDENTLAKLMSNLKIITLAESLGGIESLISVPAKMTHASIPVEKRNAIGITDTLVRLSVGVEDVQDIINDLNPFK; from the coding sequence ATGGAATTTAATACATTAGTAATTCATGGGGGAATAGATGGTGATAAGAATACTGGTTCCGTTACAGTACCGATTTACCAAACTTCTACCTATAGACAAGATGCTGTAGGTAAACATAAGGGTTACGAATATTCTAGAACAGGCAATCCCACTCGAGAAGCCCTTGAAAAGCTGATATCTGATTTAGAAGGAGGTTATGCTGGATTTGCCTTTGGATCAGGAATGGCTGCTACCTCCTCCGTACTTATGTTATTTAAAAATGGAGATCATATTATTCTTGGGGATGATGTATACGGAGGAACTTATCGTGTAATTGATAAAGTCTTTTCTCAATTAGGAATTCAATATACTTCAGTAGATACGACAAACCCTATAAATATTGAAAAAGCTATTCAATCTAACACAAAAGCAATTTTTATGGAAACACCATCTAATCCTTTAATGAAGTTATCAGATATAGCTGCTATATCTGATATTGCTAAGGCTCATAAGCTACTTCTTATAGTAGATAATACTTTTATGAGTCCCTACTTGCAAAGACCTATGGAACTAGGAGCTGATATCGTATTACACAGTGCTACAAAGTATCTAAGTGGGCATAGTGATGTGGTTGCTGGTTTAGCTGTAGTAAACTCAAAGGAGTTAGCGAATAGTCTTCATTTTATACAAAATGCAGTAGGCGCCATATTAGGACCTCAGGATAGCTGGGTTTTAATGAAGGGTATGAGAACTCTACCTTTGCGAATGGATCGTCACTGTGAAAATGCTTTAAAGATTTCCAAATGGCTTTCCAAGCAAACTTGGGTAAATAAAGTTTATTACCCTGGCCTATCTTCAGAAGTAGAAAATTACAAAAGTCAAATGAAAAATTTTGGGGGCATGCTTTCCTTTGAAGTTTCTGATGAAAACACCCTAGCGAAGTTAATGTCTAATCTAAAAATTATTACCTTAGCAGAAAGCTTAGGTGGCATTGAAAGTTTAATCTCTGTACCTGCTAAGATGACACATGCTTCTATCCCTGTAGAAAAAAGAAATGCTATAGGGATTACAGATACTTTAGTTCGATTATCTGTTGGTGTTGAAGATGTGCAGGATATTATAAATGATTTAAATCCCTTTAAATAG
- a CDS encoding S-ribosylhomocysteine lyase, which translates to MERIVVESFTMDHTKVQAPFVRRCGTVNTPKGDVITKFDLRFTQPNGDTMPTGAVHALEHLLAGYIREELNNVIDISPMGCRTGFYLILACEITEEEVTKALINALSKVIESDQVPAANPIQCGNYKDLSLFGAQEYARQVLTQLNEKYPVL; encoded by the coding sequence ATGGAAAGAATTGTTGTTGAGAGCTTTACAATGGATCATACAAAGGTTCAAGCCCCATTTGTTAGAAGATGTGGTACAGTAAATACTCCCAAAGGCGATGTAATAACTAAGTTTGATCTAAGATTTACTCAACCTAATGGTGATACTATGCCTACAGGTGCAGTTCATGCTCTTGAGCACTTACTCGCAGGATATATTCGTGAAGAGCTTAATAATGTTATAGATATTTCTCCTATGGGCTGCAGAACTGGGTTTTATCTAATACTGGCTTGCGAAATTACTGAAGAAGAAGTGACAAAAGCACTTATTAACGCTTTATCTAAAGTTATTGAATCAGATCAGGTTCCTGCTGCTAATCCAATTCAATGCGGTAATTATAAAGATTTATCTTTATTTGGTGCTCAGGAATATGCTAGACAGGTATTAACACAGTTAAATGAAAAATATCCGGTTTTGTAA